A single window of Plasmodium reichenowi strain SY57 chromosome 12, whole genome shotgun sequence DNA harbors:
- a CDS encoding hypothetical protein (conserved Plasmodium protein, unknown function~part of same gene as PRSY57_1229200A~gap found within coding sequence), translating to HVDNGVKKKVFLIPERKIIFVFYNNYNKISNTCEVYDKCIRYNEDIEEDEEVLIYKKHAIYKHYINHDDAVEKNMLYLLKEEVTFFEDIKYMYQNVICSIMKEKEDINKMEGEYQYMANNITNLSEIIYHDNEKINFFNKSLMEDNLNIYNFYKNYPWNDYLEISMKNDFFMSKNKMLQIENAPQEIDYVNSYQKIKKSNEINKST from the exons CATGTTGACAATGGAGTAAAGAAGAAAGTATTTTTAATACCcgaaagaaaaataatattcgTTTTTTACAATAACTATAACAAAATAAGTAATACGTGTGAAGTGTATGATAAATGTATACGAtataatgaagatataGAAGAG GATGAAGAAgttcttatatataaaaaacatGCCATCtataaacattatataaatcatgATGATGCtgttgaaaaaaat ATGTTATATTTACTTAAAGAAGAAGTTACCTTTTTTGAAGacattaaatatatgtatcaAAATGTGATATGTTCTATTATGAAG gaaaaagaagacataaataaaatggaAGGGGAATATCAATACATGGCAAATAATATCACCAATTTAAGCgaaataatttatcatGATAACGAAAagataaatttttttaataaaagtTTAATGGAAGATAATttgaacatatataatttttataagaattatCCTTGGAATGATTATTTAGAGATATCAATGAAAAATGATTTTTTCATgtcaaaaaataaaatgcTCCAAATTGAAAATGCACCACAAGAAATTGATTATGTCAATTCTTaccaaaaaataaaaaaaagcaacgaaataaataaatcaacataa
- a CDS encoding hypothetical protein (conserved Plasmodium protein, unknown function~part of same gene as PRSY57_1229300B~gap found within coding sequence) → MKKNKIREKYIKILFDKIDDEKIQKDLEFSNYNYNYNSFIKHDIYYLNKKFYKVKNINDITIKKTLLLYLYKHNFYMPKIIKRLIFKKLLLQNENNENFNYNIYLLLSYLKNPNIIEATQKIIDLDVFRTRINKENEKTIYFFNLFLNYACSHFQFKYKQGLNEVL, encoded by the exons atgaaaaaaaataaaattagagaaaagtatataaaaattttatttgataAAATTGATGACGAGAAGATACAGAAGGATTTAGAGTTttcaaattataattacaattacaattcttttataaaacatgatatatattatttgaataagaaattttacaaagtgaaaaatataaatgacATCACTATAAAGAAgacattattattatatctatataaacataatttttatatgcctaaaataataaa AAGATTAATTTTTAAGAAATTATTActacaaaatgaaaataatgaaaattttaattataacatatatcttttattgTCGTATTTAAAAAATCCAAATATTATAGAAGCAACACAg AAAATCATCGATTTAGACGTATTTAGAACACGCATcaataaagaaaatgagaaaaccatttatttctttaatcTATTCTTAAATTATGCATGTAGTCATTTTcaatttaaatataagCAAGGGCTGAACGAAGTTTtag
- a CDS encoding hypothetical protein (conserved Plasmodium protein, unknown function~part of same gene as PRSY57_1229200B~gap found within coding sequence): REYEIYDCPYKSIFYLWNEKNIYININKTGDIQTLMSQIKNNEYFVPAFYEEIKNKSLTPIIENKFYVIRKDRFLLKYPQGSNIIFYKNCKKDDYGEFLQHDGLISMHTHYENEYYTSVDYIFKLYKHRRDRKTAKIYIPQNFKTIEYYD, translated from the exons GTAGAGAATATGAAATTTATGATTGTCCTTATAAGtcaattttttatttatggAACGAGAAGAACATTtat ataaatataaataaaacgGGGGATATACAAACATTAATGTCacaaattaaaaacaaTGAATATTTCGTCCCAGCCTTTTATgaggaaataaaaaataag agTTTAACGCCTATAATTGAAAACAAATTTTATGTAATCAGAAAAGATAGgtttcttttaaaatatcctcaag gtagtaatataatattttataaaaactGCAAAAAAGACGATTACGGAGAATTTTTAcaa CATGATGGGTTAATTTCTATGCACACACATTatgaaaatgaatattACACAAGTGttgattatatttttaaactTTATAAACATAGGAG AGACAGAAAAACAgctaaaatatatattcccCAAAATTTTAAGACCATAGAATATTACGACG